The following coding sequences lie in one Rutidosis leptorrhynchoides isolate AG116_Rl617_1_P2 chromosome 6, CSIRO_AGI_Rlap_v1, whole genome shotgun sequence genomic window:
- the LOC139854897 gene encoding zinc finger BED domain-containing protein RICESLEEPER 2-like gives MLHLDCPTRWNSTYDMLDTAEKLQEAFNLYENKDCSYVHELSREIPSPTDWYCIKKLTQFLGIFKLKTEIVSSTSYVVANSFFNEVVDLHYQLDKVKTDRDMEFRVMVNAMKDKFDKYWGSIKKLNMLMYFAIVLDPRMKMPIVRYGFKRICDMKMYTRLEEESIEEFQIRVDHLKRKDVEDHVSFVDDAMKILYEEYRIMYEEGSSNMNSEKQGYAENMIDQENEFVEAFLKESDNSNVDSATELEKYKSEPREKMVKVFDILTWWKDHSPRFPILSKMAKDILAIPVSSVASESAFSTSGRVLDAFRSSLSPRKVEALICAQDWLRISRTAIDIDEYLDDVDTLTKGILESVKDNNCGTMED, from the exons ATGTTACATCTTGATTGTCCAACTAGATGGAACTCAACATATGACATGTTGGATACTGCTGAAAAGTTACAAGAGGCTTTCAATTTATATGAGAATAAAGATTGCAGTTATGTGCACGAATTAAGTAGAGAAATTCCATCTCCAACTGATTGGTATTGCATTAAGAAGCTCACCCAATTTTTAGGAATTTTTAAACTGAAAACCGAAATAGTTTCTAGTACATCTTATGTTGTTGCTAATTCCTTTTTCAATGAAGTGGTCGATCTACATTATCAATTAGATAAAGTGAAGACAGATCGTGACATGGAGTTTAGAGTGATGGTAAATGCCATGAAAGATAAATTTGATAAGTATTGGGGGAGCATTAAAAAGTTAAACATGTTGATGTATTTTGCTATTGTGCTTGACCCTCGAATGAAGATGCCGATTGTGAGGTATGGTTTTAAGCGTATATGTGATATGAAAATGTACACACGTTTGGAAGAAGAATCTATTGAAGAATTTCAAATTCGAGTTGATCATTTAAAGAGAAAAGACGTAGAGGATCATGTTAGTTTTGTTGATGATGCGATGAAAATTTTGTACGAGGAATATCGTATTATGTATGAAGAAGGAAGCTCAAATATGAATTCTGAAAAACAAGGATATGCAGAGAATATGATTGATCAAGAAAATGAATTTGTGGAAGCTTTTTTGAAAGAAAGTGATAATAGTAATGTTGACTCGGCAACAGAGTTGGAGAAATATAAGTCTGAGCCTCGTGAAAAAATGGTAAAGGTGTTTGATATCTTAACGTGGTGGAAAGATCATAGTCCGAGGTTTCCAATTCTATCGAAGATGGCAAAAG ATATATTAGCTATCCCTGTTTCATCTGTTGCTTCGGAGTCTGCATTTAGTACGAGTGGTCGAGTGTTGGATGCTTTTAGAAGTTCATTGTCACCAAGAAAGGTAGAAGCTTTGATATGTGCTCAAGATTGGTTGCGTATATCAAGAACTGCTATTGACATTGATGAGTACTTGGATGACGTTGACACACTTACTAAAG GTATTTTGGAGAGTGTTAAAGACAACAATTGTGGAACAATGGAAGATTAG